In Lewinellaceae bacterium, a single window of DNA contains:
- a CDS encoding septal ring lytic transglycosylase RlpA family protein, with protein sequence MRNAFARSLFAILFLFSVTAVTAQDNEEWGLASYYSDDFQGRETAYGVQYDKNKLTAAHKRHPYGTKLKVTRLDNNKSVVVTVIDKGPYIKGRVVDLSMAAAQQLGIVRDGVAEVKVEVAGRSTTTPEAAKKREEVASAPPKKADVPTAYENSETARRIASREEEKKASASTGVPSIAERGAGSRYAPADKRRLVGKEYQKYGLYRIVLEQPGSRGYGVQVASLANYENVFRQVADLQAKWFDNILISIEPNFDQPIYKIILGPFDSEAAADNYQKSLASKHKIKGFVVNLSEIQY encoded by the coding sequence CAGGACAACGAGGAGTGGGGGCTGGCCTCCTACTATTCCGATGATTTCCAGGGGCGGGAAACTGCCTACGGAGTGCAATACGACAAAAACAAACTGACCGCCGCCCACAAACGGCACCCGTACGGCACCAAACTGAAAGTGACCCGGCTCGACAACAATAAGTCGGTCGTCGTAACCGTAATCGACAAGGGCCCCTACATCAAGGGGCGCGTGGTCGACCTGTCGATGGCCGCCGCACAGCAGCTCGGCATAGTGCGGGACGGAGTGGCGGAGGTGAAAGTGGAAGTCGCAGGACGTTCTACCACCACTCCGGAAGCGGCAAAGAAAAGAGAGGAGGTGGCAAGCGCGCCACCCAAAAAGGCCGATGTGCCTACCGCCTACGAAAATTCCGAAACTGCCCGCAGAATTGCCAGCCGGGAGGAAGAGAAAAAGGCAAGTGCTTCTACTGGGGTACCGAGCATTGCGGAAAGAGGAGCCGGCAGCCGGTACGCACCTGCCGATAAGCGGCGCCTGGTGGGCAAGGAGTATCAGAAATACGGCCTGTACCGCATTGTACTGGAGCAGCCGGGAAGCAGGGGCTACGGCGTACAGGTGGCGTCTCTGGCGAATTACGAAAATGTGTTCCGCCAGGTGGCCGACCTGCAGGCCAAGTGGTTCGACAACATCCTCATCAGCATAGAACCCAATTTCGACCAGCCCATCTACAAGATCATCCTGGGGCCGTTCGACTCAGAAGCCGCCGCCGACAACTACCAGAAGAGCCTGGCTTCCAAACATAAGATCAAGGGGTTCGTGGTGAATCTTTCGGAGATACAGTATTGA